A region of Plectropomus leopardus isolate mb chromosome 16, YSFRI_Pleo_2.0, whole genome shotgun sequence DNA encodes the following proteins:
- the LOC121955587 gene encoding single-minded homolog 1-like has product MKEKSKTAARTRREKENSEFYELAKMLPLPSAITSQLDKASIIRLTTSYLKMRIVFPQGLGEAWGHASRTRSLDNIGRELGSHLLQTLDGFIFVVAPDGKIMYISETASVHLGLSQVELTGNSIYEYVHPADHDEMTAVLTPHQPYHSHFVQEYEAERSFFLRMKCVLAKRNAGLTSGGYKVIHCSGYLKIRQYSLDMSPFEGCYQNVGLVAVGHSLPPSAVTEIKLHSNMFMFRASLDMKLIFLDSRVAELTGYEPQDLIEKTLYHHVHSCDTFHLRCAHHLLLVKGQVTTKYYRFLAKHGGWVWVQSYATIVHNSRSSRPHCIVSVNYVLTDTEYKGMQLSLDQMSPTKPAFPYADSHSEDRKSTKSRLTQAKAKARVSPYPQQFSAFNPERSESDQDSQWGGSPMTDSASPQLLDPGEAAEASCAYRLYPDSGSLCYGLGLSEDDLAHAQTHPHTTTCDRVRCQSGRYFLGTPQSGREVWWDATRSVLSLPKSSVENSEGYEITSYHGAIHGRGHWDEDSVVSSPDGGGSTSDSGERFHGDHFRATPREPSKMETLIRATQQMIKEEESRLQQHKAPLDVSGLAKAHSPCFTSSLPHHSQLTMPSVVCRGPGAPSIDLSSERLHHRDSVKVLGPHDNDENTTSPVSLSRLSSPSSDGIPRSGLSLTKDYMQTDLSPHPPQPQGSPLLYSAQDRQPLDRQAAYALTGYSLEHLYDPENLRSYSGLACGGVQYDVASHVRMQAEQMQGHKATSVIITNGS; this is encoded by the exons ATGAAGGAGAAATCCAAAACGGCCGCAAGGACTAGACGGGAAAAGGAGAACAGTGAATTTTACGAACTGGCCAAAATGTTGCCTTTACCGTCGGCCATCACCTCCCAGCTGGACAAAGCATCTATAATAAGACTGACAACGAGTTACCTGAAGATGAGAATTGTTTTCCCTCAGG GTTTGGGTGAGGCTTGGGGTCATGCAAGTCGAACAAGATCGTTGGACAATATTGGACGAGAGCTGGGATCTCATTTACTGCAG ACATTGGACGGATTTATCTTTGTTGTGGCGCCAGATGGGAAAATAATGTACATCTCAGAGACAGCGTCGGTCCATTTAGGATTGTCTCAG GTAGAGTTGACTGGGAACAGTATTTATGAATATGTCCATCCTGCCGACCACGACGAGATGACAGCTGTGCTGACGCCACATCAGCCCTATCACTCGCATTTTGTCCAag AATATGAAGCGGAGCGCTCTTTCTTTTTGCGGATGAAATGTGTGCTGGCAAAAAGAAACGCAGGCCTCACTAGCGGTGGATACAAG GTGATCCACTGCAGCGGCTACCTGAAGATCCGTCAGTACAGTCTGGACATGTCGCCTTTTGAGGGCTGCTACCAGAATGTGGGTTTGGTTGCTGTGGGTCACTCGCTGCCTCCCAGCGCTGTGACGGAGATCAAACTGCACAGCAACATGTTTATGTTCAGAGCCAGTTTGGACATGAAGCTCATCTTCCTGGACTCCAG GGTGGCAGAGCTGACGGGTTACGAGCCCCAGGACCTGATCGAGAAAACCCTGTACCATCACGTCCACAGCTGCGACACCTTCCACCTCCGCTGTGCACACCACCTCT TGCTGGTAAAAGGCCAAGTCACCACTAAGTATTATCGTTTCCTGGCGAAGCACGGCGGCTGGGTCTGGGTCCAGAGTTACGCCACAATCGTCCACAACAGCCGGTCCTCAAGACCTCACTGTATAGTCAGTGTCAACTATGTCCTCAC GGACACAGAGTACAAGGGAATGCAGCTGTCTTTGGACCAAATGAGTCCAACTAAGCCAGCCTTCCCCTATGCTGACAGTCACAGTGAAGATAGGAAGAGCACCAAGTCACGTCTGACCCAGGCCAAGGCCAAAGCCAGAGTGTCACCCTACCCACAG CAGTTCTCAGCTTTCAATCCAGAGCGTTCAGAGTCAGACCAAGACAGCCAGTGGGGAGGGAGCCCGATGACAGACTCTGCATCTCCTCAGCTGCTGGATCCCGGAGAGGCTGCTGAGGCATCTTGTGCCTACCGACTGTATCCAGACTCAGGCTCCCTGTGCTATGGCCTGGGTCTATCAGAAGATGATCTCGCCCATGCTCAGACGCATCCTCACACCACCACCTGTGACCGAGTGCGATGCCAGAGTGGCCGCTACTTCCTTGGAACCCCCCAGTCGGGAAGAGAGGTGTGGTGGGACGCCACGCGCTCTGTGCTCTCGCTGCCAAAATCATCTGTGGAGAATAGCGAGGGCTACGAAATCACATCCTACCATGGAGCCATTCACG GACGGGGCCACTGGGATGAAGACAGTGTCGTCAGTTCACCTGATGGAGGCGGGTCCACCAGTGATTCCGGTGAGCGATTCCATGGTGACCACTTCCGGGCAACCCCTCGAGAACCCAGCAAGATGGAGACACTGATCCGAGCCACACAGCAGATGATCAAAGAGGAAGAGAGCCGTCTGCAGCAACACAAGGCGCCGCTGGACGTTTCAGGCCTCGCCAAAGCTCACAGCCCGTGCTTCACCTCCTCGCTACCCCACCACTCCCAGCTCACTATGCCCAGCGTGGTGTGCCGTGGCCCGGGAGCCCCCAGTATCGACCTCTCCTCTGAACGCCTCCACCATCGGGACAGCGTCAAAGTGCTCGGCCCACACGACAATGACGAAAACACGACCAGTCCGGTGTCTCTGTCTCGTCTCAGCAGCCCCAGCTCTGATGGCATTCCCAGGTCGGGCCTGTCCCTCACCAAAGACTATATGCAGACGGATCTGTCACCACACCCTCCGCAGCCCCAGGGGAGCCCGCTGCTCTATTCGGCCCAGGATAGGCAGCCGCTGGACAGGCAGGCGGCCTATGCTTTGACTGGATACTCCCTGGAGCACCTGTATGACCCAGAGAACCTTCGGAGTTACTCAGGCCTGGCCTGCGGAGGAGTCCAGTATGATGTGGCATCCCATGTGAGGATGCAGGCCGAGCAGATGCAGGGACACAAGGCCACCTCAGTTATCATAACCAACGGGAGCTGA